One window of the Cryptomeria japonica chromosome 7, Sugi_1.0, whole genome shotgun sequence genome contains the following:
- the LOC131856599 gene encoding uncharacterized protein LOC131856599, translating to MHLPGHVLRQFGEVQGIPVRIGAQQIRHGTGPRGRGGEDSGGRVRHGGGTDGEGRGGGGRGGGGIYMIATVAGQVDSDREDVDIGGETTSMSSSDDSDESRSGSSSSDGDEGGHDGYTMEMPHDGESVGVDRGDEEGLRDQVRDLEDLVTTLQQ from the exons atgcatcttcctggcCATGTGCTTAGACAGTTTGGGGAAGTACAGGGTATTCCAG TTCGAATTGGTGCTCAACAAATTAGACATGGCACGGGTcctagagggagaggtggagaggataGTGGTGGAAGAGTTAGACATGGAGGAGGTACGGATGGAGAAGGtaggggtggaggaggtagaggtggaggaggtatatATATGATAGCAACGGTTGCAGGGCAGGTGGATAGTGAtagggaggatgtggatattggtggagagacTACATCCATGAGCAGTTCTGATGATAGTGATGAGTCAAGATCAGGGTCATCGAGcagtgatggagatgagggtgggcaTGATGGTTATACTATGGAGATGCCCCATGATGGAGAGTCTGTAGGTGTGgatagaggagatgaggagggattgagagatcaaGTTAGAGATTTAGAGGACTTGGTCACTACTTTGCAACAATGA